One window of Triticum dicoccoides isolate Atlit2015 ecotype Zavitan chromosome 5A, WEW_v2.0, whole genome shotgun sequence genomic DNA carries:
- the LOC119298859 gene encoding uncharacterized protein LOC119298859 has product MLEWEQTAAIAWAINAPRRLEALDVDRAIRKQFRLSHADVAVTPYHPVEFLVKFEHKAHCDEALVAGWVRTGGAIVHIRPWRPLERAFGAALNFRVRLCLENVPDYAWTPFIAERIIGRRCSLDRLEDHSALRTNSETLDLWAWTADPNLIPKII; this is encoded by the coding sequence ATGCTGGAGTGGGAGCAGACGGCAGCCATCGCCTGGGCCATCAACGCGCCACGGCGCCTTGAGGCGCTCGACGTCGACCGCGCCATCCGGAAGCAGTTCCGCCTCAGCCACGCGGACGTCGCCGTCACTCCGTACCATCCGGTGGAGTTCCTCGTCAAGTTCGAGCACAAGGCTCACTGTGACGAGGCGCTCGTTGCTGGGTGGGTGCGCACTGGTGGCGCCATCGTCCACATCCGGCCATGGCGCCCGCTAGAGCGCGCCTTTGGCGCCGCCCTCAATTTCCGGGTGCGGCTCTGCCTGGAGAATGTCCCTGACTACGCCTGGACTCCCTTCATCGCCGAGCGCATAATCGGGCGCCGTTGCTCCCTCGACCGCCTTGAAGACCACTCTGCACTTCGAACCAACTCCGAGACGCTCGACCTCTGGGCTTGGACTGCCGACCCCAACCTGATCCCGAAGATCATCTAG